AGAATTCTTTCCCCCAACTCCTTGCCTTCTTGATTATCTTCTGTTGTGGTGCCCTCATCATCCTCCTCCACTACAGTTTCCCCCCTGTTGCTATCGCTGATATTGATTACCAAGTCACCGTTGTCGTCTGCATCATTAAGCGCTGAGAACCTCGATGGGGTGGCAATTCTCTCTTGGCCATACTTTGGAGTTGTTGCTGTTGGGCTTCTGCTTGTTTTCCCCGGGGACACTCGAGACCAGCCCTTTACAACTTCTCCCTCCTCAATTTCCCCTTCGTCCATTGCAACTTCCTCTGCTTCATCTTCTACTACAATCTCTTCTTCAGCCGCCATTTTCCCAGCAGCATCATCTTTACCTGCAACCTCCTTATCTCCCTCTGTCAGTATCTGTTTCTCCACTCCCCTCTTATGTTGTTCCTCCAGGCCATTTATGTCCTTTACTGCCTCCCCCTCGTTTGTGTCTGCCTGCTTCTTACTAATGTACCCAGTTTCTATTATCTCAGTGACAGTTCTTGGGAAATCTTCCTTCTTGTTCATGAGGCAGGTCTTCTCCGTGTGGCCCATTTGCTGCAAGTGTAACAGCGATCAGGTAGCCATGGGTAGACAAATTCTACCAGCGATGACTTCCCGTTCTTTGTGAAGTTGATTTTCTTCGGCAAATCTTTTGAGAGGTCAGCGTTGACAAATATTTTTGCAATCTTGAAATTGGAACACGCCGCTGTCTCTGGATGGAGCTTCACTGGATGTCCCGCTGCACTGGTGATAAAGCTTAGGCCCTCCCACGAGACCATGTTCATCGGAACATTCTTAAGATGCACCCAAAGCGGTATCGATTTGACTTCCGGTTTCTCCTCCAGCTCTTTCGGAGTCCATTTTGCAACCACCAGAGGAATGTTTCCGATGTTCCACATCCCCCTCCTTAAGATTCGTGCTCTCATAGCTGCATCGCTTACCCGAAACTTCATTGTTGTGGAATCGATCTCGTAGACTTCCACTGCCTGCCCTCTGCCTCCATCTCTCCAAATTTTGTTCACAACCGCGTGAATCCTCGCGATATGAGGCGCCGTGTCCAGAAACTTTCGGATTAGGAAATCCTCCCAAAGAGGATTCACGTTGAATACTACTTCATCAGGTATCTCCACGTTGAGTTGACCCTCTGAATCTGTAACTTCGACGGAATACTTCCGCAAAACCTTCTTCTCTGTCGCAACACCAACCCATGATTTCGACGGAGCCCCTTCCTGTCGCTTCTGACCGTTCTCCAAACCTGCTGACCCTTGTTGTGAGCCCTCTTGAACCTTCCTCGTAGCCGGAGCTGTCTCAGATGAGCCCGGCGGCCGCGCCGAATCCATCGCAAAGATGCATCCAACTTCTGCATTCAAACATAAAGTAGTTTCAAATGCAATGTGAAAAGATGCATCCAAGTATTAAAATGGTTCCATGTGGAAGTAACGTGAGAGGTGTTCTAAATCATTATGTTTGTCATAATATATGTAACGAAGTTGCCGTcttagctcagtggtagagcgCGTGACTTTTAATCCCGTGGCCGTGGGTTCGATCCCCACAGACGGCGACCATGTTTTTTTTCATTCCTGTCGATGCCAAGTCTCAGTTTTCAAGTTGTTCTTGACTTGTAAATGTTGGATATCTTCAAAAGTGAAGCAAGTAAAAAGGATTCAAAATGTTTCAACTTGGGATAGAATCAAAATGGTTCAACTTGGCTAAATGGATGGTTAATCTAACTATTGAAGCAGAGAAGTGAGATCAGAGCACACAGGAAGATACACGGTACAAACAAACACAGTCCGACAGTGGATTGTACACTGATGCAAAACATGTATAGAGACGATGCAGAATATATTGGACGCTAAAGAATAGGAACACGAAATCTTTTCATACAAGGCCAGCATAGCAGctagcaaagcatgggattaatgtatatttttaacaGTATTCAAGAAAGCAGGCTTGAGATATTTCACACAGAATTATAATACAAGTGGCAGTCAGCAACAGGGATGTGTTATAATGAAGTTATAAAGAAGAAATCGAGATACAATATCTTGTTTTATTACTCTTATATGTTTTGCTTGTATCAAATCCATGCAGAATTAAAACCATAATAGCAAAGCTTTTATCttattattcttcttctttatctttgGTCAAGAAGACAAGGAAAATAAAAACCGGTCACTTCTGATACATCATGATAGGGCTTTGGAGGGATCACGCTGTTCTCTTAATGATATGGACTCCACTGTCTGTATCCACAATATCACTTATATCACCAACCCTGAGTGCGTATGTTGCTTCCTCAAACGGTTTCTGCATCTGACCTCGCCCAAACGGACCTGAACACACGTTCGTACACAATCAACATCCCAACACTTTCACCATAAGATCTATAGACGAAATTCATCAAGAATACAGATGAATCAAAGAAGAATTCTACCGTCTGTAATGATATAAGTATAATCCAATTTTCAATTAAACTTGAAATCAATTAATCTTAATCACTCGCTGTATCTTCACTACGCAGTTGAAATGGCATGACAACGAAATAGAGATTCGAGAAGAGAACAACAAACCTAGATCGCCGCCGCGTTTGGCGGAGCTACAGTCGGAAACGCGAGTGGCCACATCCTCGAAGTTAGCTTTGCCAGAGACGATGTCTTCGCGGATCGATCTAAGCTGTTCGACGGCTGCTTCTCTGGTAGTAGTCATAATGATCTTTCCTTCGGGATCCTTCCACGACGCCTTCCTACGAGACCCTTGGTGCTTGATCAGAATGTGCGACGCCTTAACTTGGTCTCTCGACGCCATCTTCTTCCCGGTGATTGTGCTGCTTGTGGTTAAAGTGTGCGGCTCTCTTTTCTTTGAGAAGCATCTTTTATAAGGTAATTCGGTTCGATTCGGTTTAATTCTGATTGGTTTGATTCGGTTTAAATTATGtctttataaaagttttttgaGTTGTACAATTTATTCTACAACGCCTCAAGCCTGTTTTGAACTTTTGAAGCTCTTTTGCTTTCAACGGAAGAAGGGTCCCATTTTTCGTTTCAAGCTCTCAAATTAACAAATtcttgttctcttttttttttttgttcttagcAAGAAAACGCAGAGTTTGCATTATAAATTCGATATATCTGATCCTCCTCTGTGGACATATAGATCCCTGAGATTCAATTAACACCACCTCAAAGGTGTATTCTTCATCTTCTGGATTTGCGAAATTCCCTAAGTTTAACGTATTTTGTTTGGTTGGAGTGGAGGATTTTATTAACTCATACCATAAAACGTCCCACATCGGCAAGCTAAAGAAAGTTGGCATAAGATTGGCAGTATAAGAAGGAAGCCAAGCCTCACTTCCAAATCATACCTTTCTCGGCCTTTTGGCTAAGATCAAGTGTAGTATCTGTTCTTATCAGTTTAATATCTGATATGTGGTCCATTGGATCACACgatattaactttattttttaaggGAGGAAACCCATCAAAATAGCTTGCTATTTGGGTTTCTAAGAGTCGTCCATGCGTTGCACTATTGCATGGAATTAGGCTTAACCCGCCAATTCACTAGTTCTACTCTTACTCGGATGTCTACGCCTATGTATTGAAAGGTTTTGCTAATGAATGATTTTATTATAAGTAGAACAAAACTATTAGACAAAATTTCATAAATCGTCGATGTAAATAGGCATGTTATTAAGTAGCTTCACTCCTTTGATTTTATCTCTGCAATTATTTCCATCCTAGAAATCTAGGATATAGATTTAGCTTACATGAATGCTCCAAAGCTGTATATATGTATCGGTCTTTGTATTCGAAATAAAACCAGAGTTCTCCCAGAAAGTGTAGCATGTTTTTCATTACCAGCCATTGTAGGAAGGAGAACTTAGGAGTTGCATGAGCAAACCAAGGGGTTATTGGATACACTGATCTGATTTGGTTCCAATTGTCTTTTGAGGAGAATTTGTCCTTTGCATTTGTGTCCATGCTTTTTCATAAGTGAAATGTCTGGTTTTCCTTGCAATGCTCTGCTTTTCACCCTTTTGATCTCATCCTCTATCTCAGTTAGTACAGCAACTCCATGTCGTCTTCGACGATGCCGCTCAGAAACACAGTCTTTGCATCACCAATTCCCAAATCAACCACGCCGCGATCACCCAAAAGTTTTATAAGGCAGGCCAAATTTCGACCAAGAGTCGTACCAGAAGGACATTCCTCTGCCCCTTCTCATCTCTACCCGATTGTCTTCTACTCAATTTCTTATAAGTTAGATAGGTAAACGAGTGTTGATTTGAGTAGTAACACA
This genomic interval from Brassica napus cultivar Da-Ae chromosome A6, Da-Ae, whole genome shotgun sequence contains the following:
- the LOC106348234 gene encoding peptidyl-prolyl cis-trans isomerase Pin1, producing the protein MASRDQVKASHILIKHQGSRRKASWKDPEGKIIMTTTREAAVEQLRSIREDIVSGKANFEDVATRVSDCSSAKRGGDLGPFGRGQMQKPFEEATYALRVGDISDIVDTDSGVHIIKRTA